A region of Pyxidicoccus parkwaysis DNA encodes the following proteins:
- a CDS encoding 3-phosphoshikimate 1-carboxyvinyltransferase: protein MSSTSVSRILVNPAGLKAAPLTPPVSKSDAQRALVLGHLTGAWPLPSVQAEPDEDLPADVRVLRRGVEALRQPPGVVRDVDCADGGAPFRILVTQAAVTPGAHVRFTGTPRLGERPHGPLFTSLREALGGAGLTLTEGTPWPVELRAPRDTTAVAPVFRVPGAQSSQYASSLLLGCAALYLRERRAWSVEIEGHLTSAGYLDLTVTWLKRFGFVLQESPSRYTVSGYAAPPSVPSLPGDWSSLGYLLLVSWKAGGTVERADTGSAHPDDAIVRLIEQVGLKAVPAGAPHTLKVEGRLSGGLRASGKECPDLLPTLAALACVLPAPSTLTDVSILRVKESDRLEGIRSLVAAYGGTTDLQGESLEIRPPAAPPARFEMNSRGDHRLAMTAATLCVLSGTPLLLTGPECVEKSFPGFWRQLARMGVLISGAQ from the coding sequence ATGAGCTCGACGAGCGTGTCTCGAATCCTCGTGAACCCGGCCGGCCTGAAGGCCGCGCCGCTCACCCCGCCCGTGTCCAAGTCCGATGCGCAGCGGGCGCTGGTGCTGGGCCACCTCACCGGCGCGTGGCCGCTGCCCTCCGTGCAGGCCGAGCCCGACGAGGACCTCCCCGCCGACGTGCGCGTGCTGCGCAGGGGCGTGGAGGCCCTGCGCCAACCTCCGGGCGTGGTGCGTGACGTGGACTGCGCGGACGGCGGTGCGCCCTTCCGCATCCTCGTCACCCAGGCCGCGGTGACGCCCGGCGCGCACGTGCGCTTCACCGGCACGCCGCGCCTCGGTGAGCGCCCGCATGGTCCGCTCTTCACGTCGCTGCGCGAGGCACTCGGCGGCGCGGGCCTCACCCTCACGGAAGGCACTCCCTGGCCCGTGGAGTTGCGCGCGCCTCGGGACACCACCGCCGTGGCCCCCGTGTTCCGCGTGCCGGGCGCGCAGAGCAGCCAGTATGCCTCCAGCCTGCTGCTGGGCTGCGCCGCGCTGTACCTGCGCGAGCGCCGCGCGTGGAGCGTGGAAATCGAAGGCCATCTGACGAGCGCCGGCTACCTGGACCTCACGGTGACGTGGCTGAAGCGCTTCGGCTTCGTGCTCCAGGAGTCACCGTCCCGTTACACGGTATCCGGCTACGCGGCGCCTCCGAGCGTCCCGTCGCTGCCGGGCGACTGGTCCTCGCTGGGCTACCTGCTGCTCGTGTCGTGGAAGGCGGGCGGCACCGTGGAGCGGGCCGACACGGGCAGTGCGCACCCGGACGACGCCATCGTCCGCCTCATCGAGCAGGTGGGCCTGAAGGCCGTGCCCGCCGGGGCGCCGCACACGCTGAAGGTCGAGGGACGTCTGTCCGGCGGCCTGCGGGCCTCCGGGAAGGAATGCCCGGACCTGCTGCCCACGCTGGCGGCGCTCGCGTGCGTCCTGCCGGCCCCGTCCACCCTCACGGACGTGAGCATCCTCCGCGTGAAGGAGAGCGACCGCCTGGAGGGCATCCGCAGCCTCGTGGCGGCCTATGGCGGCACGACGGACCTCCAGGGCGAATCACTGGAAATCCGTCCTCCCGCCGCGCCTCCCGCGCGTTTCGAGATGAACAGCCGGGGCGACCACCGCCTGGCCATGACGGCTGCCACACTGTGTGTGCTGTCCGGTACGCCACTCCTCCTCACCGGACCCGAGTGCGTGGAGAAGAGCTTTCCCGGTTTCTGGCGGCAGCTTGCGCGGATGGGCGTTCTTATTTCTGGAGCGCAGTAG
- a CDS encoding citrate synthase: MAKDTLTITDNRTGKTYEIPIENGCIRTNALRQIKASEEDFGLMGYDPAFLNTANCKSAITFIDGDKGILEYRGYPIEQLAEKSSFLEVAYLLLNGELPTQKELEQFTHLVTHHTYVHENVKSFMDGFRYDAHPMSMLGSTVAALSGFYPDAKHIKDERSRRIQITRLIAKMPTIAAFSYRHSMGLPYIYPDNDLSYVANFLAMIKRIGTTTYKVHPVLERALDVLFILHADHEQNCSTTSVRTVGSSEVDPYSAVTAGIGALYGPLHGGANEAVLRMLREIGHISKIPDFIKSVKSGEGEKKLMGFGHRVYKSYDPRAKVIKRVADEVFEVTGKNPLLDIALELERIALQDEYFVKRKLYPNVDFYSGLIYEAMGFQVEMFPVLFAIPRTVGWCAQWEEMVMDAEQKIARPRQVYTGSKRRDFIPMDKRTSK, from the coding sequence ATGGCCAAGGACACGCTGACGATCACCGACAATCGGACCGGGAAGACCTACGAAATCCCGATCGAGAACGGCTGTATTCGCACCAACGCTCTCCGCCAGATCAAAGCCAGTGAAGAAGACTTCGGGCTGATGGGCTACGACCCGGCGTTCCTCAACACGGCCAACTGCAAGAGCGCCATCACCTTCATCGACGGTGACAAGGGCATCCTCGAGTACCGCGGTTACCCCATCGAGCAGCTCGCGGAGAAGTCGAGCTTCCTCGAGGTCGCCTACCTCCTGCTCAACGGCGAGCTGCCGACGCAGAAGGAGCTCGAGCAGTTCACCCACCTCGTCACGCACCACACGTACGTGCACGAGAACGTGAAGTCCTTCATGGACGGGTTCCGCTACGACGCGCACCCCATGTCCATGCTGGGCTCCACCGTCGCCGCGCTCTCCGGCTTCTACCCGGACGCGAAGCACATCAAGGATGAGCGCAGCCGCCGCATCCAGATCACGCGCCTCATCGCGAAGATGCCCACCATTGCCGCGTTCTCCTACCGGCACAGCATGGGCCTGCCGTACATCTACCCGGACAACGACCTGTCCTACGTCGCCAACTTCCTGGCGATGATCAAGCGCATCGGCACGACCACCTACAAGGTGCACCCGGTGCTGGAGCGCGCGCTGGACGTGCTCTTCATCCTCCACGCGGACCACGAGCAGAACTGCTCCACCACGTCCGTGCGCACCGTCGGCTCCTCCGAGGTGGACCCGTACTCGGCCGTCACGGCGGGCATCGGCGCCCTCTACGGCCCGCTGCACGGCGGCGCCAACGAGGCGGTGCTCCGCATGCTCCGCGAGATTGGTCACATCTCGAAGATTCCGGACTTCATCAAGTCCGTGAAGAGCGGCGAGGGCGAGAAGAAGCTGATGGGCTTCGGCCACCGCGTCTACAAGTCCTACGACCCGCGCGCCAAGGTCATCAAGCGCGTGGCGGACGAGGTCTTCGAGGTGACGGGCAAGAACCCGCTGCTCGACATCGCCCTGGAGCTGGAGCGCATCGCCCTCCAGGACGAGTACTTCGTGAAGCGGAAGCTGTACCCCAACGTCGACTTCTACTCGGGCCTCATCTACGAGGCGATGGGCTTCCAGGTGGAGATGTTCCCCGTGCTCTTCGCCATCCCCCGCACGGTGGGCTGGTGCGCGCAGTGGGAGGAGATGGTGATGGACGCGGAGCAGAAGATTGCTCGCCCGCGTCAGGTGTACACCGGCTCCAAGCGCCGCGACTTCATCCCCATGGACAAGCGCACCTCGAAGTAA
- a CDS encoding AMP-dependent synthetase/ligase translates to MELPKTVVHALHERANQKDQQPALWRLQGGAYVPTSWSEYAQRVRRFALGLHALGFGAGQPVGILGFNREEWHVADLGTIAMGGVPVGLYTTSSLEQLEYILGHCEATVLVVENEKHLRTGLALRQKLPALRHLIVIDPPATLPEGVLTYADVMARGTGVDEGPYWDSVNALKPEAMGTLIYTSGTTGHPKGVMLSHHNLVWTANQLKESVEFGADNPPSLISYLPLSHIAEQIISLHCPLLMGIQVYFAQSVDKMPDALKEVRPTFFFGVPRVWEKFKVKAESGLQSQPPMKRRLVEWARGVAMERHTRAMRHERIPLLMEAKYRLAKKVVFAPLRARIGMDRVEFFATAAAPIGRDVLDFFASIDIVIHEVWGMTEVTGPGTVNTENATRLGSVGRAMLGVELRIAEDGEILMRGGNVCMGYYKNPAATAELLEDGWLHTGDVGKLDSEGFVYITGRKKEIIVTSGGKKTAPGNIEEMLKSLPGVGNALVVGERRNYLVALLALESEKALALAKEKGWPQDIAALSEDPRLHQLLQEAIERDINPKLARFETIKKFAVLKKEFSVDGGELTPKLSVRRKVVEGMYASLIEGLYAEPKGSEHAHAN, encoded by the coding sequence ATGGAACTACCGAAGACCGTCGTCCATGCGCTCCACGAGCGGGCAAACCAGAAGGATCAGCAGCCGGCCCTGTGGAGGCTCCAGGGAGGCGCCTATGTGCCCACCTCCTGGTCGGAGTACGCGCAGCGGGTCCGCCGCTTCGCCCTGGGCCTGCACGCCCTGGGCTTTGGCGCGGGGCAGCCGGTCGGCATCCTCGGCTTCAACCGCGAGGAGTGGCACGTCGCGGACCTGGGCACCATCGCCATGGGCGGGGTGCCGGTGGGCCTCTACACCACCAGCTCGCTGGAGCAGCTCGAGTACATCCTCGGACACTGTGAGGCCACCGTCCTCGTGGTGGAGAACGAGAAGCACCTGCGCACGGGCCTGGCGCTCCGCCAGAAGCTCCCCGCCCTGCGCCACCTCATCGTCATCGACCCGCCGGCCACCCTGCCGGAGGGCGTGCTGACGTACGCGGACGTCATGGCGCGCGGCACCGGCGTGGACGAGGGCCCCTACTGGGACAGCGTCAACGCGCTCAAGCCCGAGGCCATGGGCACCCTCATCTACACCTCCGGCACCACCGGCCACCCCAAGGGGGTGATGCTGAGCCACCACAACCTGGTGTGGACGGCGAACCAGCTCAAGGAGTCGGTGGAGTTCGGCGCGGACAACCCGCCCTCGCTCATCTCCTATCTGCCGCTGTCCCACATCGCGGAGCAGATCATCTCGCTGCACTGCCCGCTGCTGATGGGCATCCAGGTGTACTTCGCCCAGTCGGTGGACAAGATGCCGGACGCGCTGAAGGAGGTGCGGCCCACCTTCTTCTTCGGCGTGCCGCGCGTGTGGGAGAAGTTCAAGGTCAAGGCGGAGTCCGGGCTCCAGTCGCAGCCGCCCATGAAGCGGCGGCTGGTGGAGTGGGCGCGCGGCGTGGCCATGGAGCGCCACACCCGTGCCATGCGCCACGAGCGCATCCCCCTGCTGATGGAGGCCAAGTACCGGCTGGCGAAGAAGGTCGTCTTCGCGCCGCTGCGGGCGCGCATCGGCATGGACCGGGTGGAGTTCTTCGCCACCGCGGCGGCGCCCATCGGCCGGGACGTGCTGGACTTCTTCGCCTCCATCGACATCGTCATCCACGAGGTGTGGGGCATGACGGAGGTGACGGGCCCGGGCACGGTGAACACCGAGAACGCCACGCGCCTGGGCTCCGTGGGGCGGGCCATGCTCGGCGTGGAGCTGCGCATCGCGGAGGACGGCGAAATCCTCATGCGCGGCGGCAACGTCTGCATGGGCTACTACAAGAACCCGGCGGCCACCGCGGAGCTGCTGGAGGACGGGTGGCTGCACACCGGTGACGTGGGCAAGCTGGACTCGGAGGGCTTCGTCTACATCACCGGCCGCAAGAAGGAGATCATCGTCACCTCGGGCGGGAAGAAGACGGCCCCGGGCAACATCGAGGAGATGCTGAAGTCCCTGCCGGGCGTGGGCAACGCGCTGGTGGTGGGCGAGCGGCGCAACTACCTGGTGGCCCTGCTGGCGCTGGAGTCCGAGAAGGCGCTCGCGCTGGCGAAGGAGAAGGGCTGGCCCCAGGACATCGCCGCGCTCTCCGAGGACCCGCGCCTGCACCAGCTCCTGCAAGAGGCGATTGAGCGCGACATCAACCCGAAGCTGGCCCGCTTCGAGACAATCAAAAAGTTCGCCGTGCTGAAGAAGGAGTTCTCCGTGGACGGCGGAGAGCTGACGCCCAAGCTGAGCGTGCGCCGCAAGGTGGTGGAGGGGATGTACGCCTCCCTCATCGAGGGGCTCTACGCCGAGCCCAAGGGCTCCGAGCACGCCCACGCGAACTGA
- a CDS encoding bifunctional nuclease family protein has translation MKTLNRATLFVAPLSAVVLALGGLLFLPAFSSNGAIAASTPEESASREQPCITNRGDDPKACAELVELEVQDVVPLVEADTHAVVLTTKDRDIVLPVFVDEASAVSIAFRLAEREPPQPLAQDLLDDVVKQLGGRVTEVRIDDLRDNVYSGRVFLEQGKKKLALDARPSDSIAMALTSHARIRVTRKVLTLAGISRDEIEGMQGGPGVGGSGQGGMDMKEDAEPLPVPGMPGAPATPPSQQQQTPLDMDMDAQPHGHPAVAPQGTGKQIDL, from the coding sequence GTGAAAACGCTCAACCGCGCCACCCTCTTCGTTGCACCTCTCTCTGCAGTGGTCCTGGCGCTGGGAGGGCTGCTGTTCCTTCCGGCCTTCAGCTCGAATGGCGCCATCGCCGCCTCGACGCCGGAAGAGAGCGCTTCACGAGAACAACCCTGCATCACCAACCGTGGGGACGACCCCAAGGCCTGCGCCGAGCTCGTGGAGCTGGAGGTGCAGGACGTGGTGCCGCTCGTGGAGGCGGATACGCACGCCGTGGTACTCACCACGAAGGACCGCGACATCGTCCTGCCGGTCTTCGTGGACGAGGCCTCGGCCGTCTCCATCGCCTTCCGGTTGGCCGAACGCGAGCCGCCCCAGCCGCTCGCCCAGGACTTGCTCGATGACGTGGTGAAGCAGCTCGGCGGCCGCGTCACCGAGGTCCGCATCGACGACCTGCGCGACAACGTCTACTCCGGCCGCGTCTTCCTGGAGCAAGGCAAGAAGAAGCTCGCCCTGGACGCGCGTCCTTCTGACTCCATCGCCATGGCGCTCACCAGCCACGCCCGCATCCGCGTCACGCGCAAGGTGCTGACGCTCGCCGGCATCAGCCGCGACGAAATCGAGGGCATGCAGGGCGGCCCTGGCGTGGGCGGCAGCGGCCAGGGCGGCATGGACATGAAGGAGGACGCCGAGCCCCTGCCCGTGCCCGGCATGCCCGGCGCGCCCGCCACTCCGCCGTCGCAGCAGCAGCAGACGCCGCTCGACATGGACATGGACGCCCAGCCGCACGGCCACCCGGCCGTCGCGCCCCAGGGCACGGGCAAGCAGATAGACCTCTAG
- the pyk gene encoding pyruvate kinase, translating to MRKAKIICTLGPSSDSPEVIEGLIRAGMNVARLNFSHGTHDEHRQRVAIIRKVSKRLGIPVAILQDIQGPKIRLGRFEDGQLVVKAGQTVTVTTRAIMGHGSIIPTPIKSLVKDVVRGDPILLDDGRVRLKVLKVQGPDVTCKVEVGGLLKDKKGLNLPGSPMSVPTITRKDVDDLAFGQEVGVDYVALSFVRSAADIHKAREHVKKNRTPLIAKIEKPQAVEQLDAIADAADGIMVARGDLGVEMPLEQLPAIQKRMVREVNRKGGLVIVATEMLESMVGNPRPTRAEVSDVANAILDGADAVMLSGETAAGRFPVDAAATMARIVEETERGVTRHQHHSPFERSEDIGTGVAAAAVAAAAQLDIGTIVAYTESGHTARLISEFRPHARIVALTPSEDVVNRMSLYWGVTGLQVGRVSTTDAMLKQVRKLCRAEGICKAGTPVVVVAGVPLNVPGNTNLMSIHRI from the coding sequence ATGCGCAAGGCGAAGATCATCTGCACGCTGGGTCCCTCGTCGGACTCGCCCGAAGTCATCGAGGGGCTCATCCGCGCGGGCATGAACGTGGCGCGGCTGAACTTCTCCCACGGTACGCATGACGAGCACCGCCAGCGGGTGGCCATCATCCGCAAGGTCTCGAAGCGCCTGGGCATTCCGGTGGCCATCCTCCAGGACATCCAGGGGCCCAAGATCCGCCTGGGCAGGTTCGAGGACGGGCAGCTCGTGGTGAAGGCCGGCCAGACGGTGACGGTGACGACGCGCGCCATCATGGGGCATGGCTCCATCATCCCCACCCCCATCAAGTCGCTGGTGAAGGATGTGGTGCGAGGAGACCCCATCCTCCTGGACGACGGCCGGGTACGGCTGAAGGTGCTGAAGGTGCAGGGCCCGGACGTCACCTGCAAGGTGGAGGTGGGTGGGCTGCTGAAGGACAAGAAGGGGCTGAACCTGCCAGGCTCGCCCATGTCCGTGCCCACCATTACCCGCAAGGACGTGGACGACCTGGCCTTCGGCCAGGAGGTGGGCGTGGACTACGTGGCCCTGTCCTTCGTGCGCTCCGCCGCGGACATCCACAAGGCGCGCGAGCACGTGAAGAAGAACCGCACGCCGCTCATCGCCAAGATTGAGAAGCCCCAGGCGGTGGAGCAGCTCGACGCCATCGCCGACGCGGCGGACGGCATCATGGTGGCGCGTGGTGATTTGGGCGTGGAGATGCCGCTGGAGCAGCTCCCCGCCATCCAGAAGCGCATGGTGCGCGAAGTCAACCGCAAGGGTGGCCTCGTCATCGTCGCCACGGAGATGCTGGAGAGCATGGTGGGCAACCCGAGGCCCACGCGCGCCGAGGTGTCCGACGTGGCCAACGCGATTCTCGACGGGGCGGACGCCGTCATGCTGTCGGGCGAGACGGCGGCGGGCCGCTTCCCCGTGGATGCCGCGGCCACCATGGCCCGCATCGTCGAGGAGACGGAGCGCGGGGTGACGCGACACCAGCACCACTCCCCCTTCGAGCGCTCTGAGGACATCGGCACGGGCGTGGCGGCGGCGGCCGTGGCGGCGGCGGCGCAGCTCGATATCGGGACGATTGTCGCCTACACGGAGAGCGGCCACACCGCGCGCCTCATCTCCGAGTTCCGGCCCCACGCGCGCATCGTCGCCCTCACGCCGAGCGAGGACGTGGTGAACCGGATGTCGCTCTACTGGGGTGTAACGGGGCTCCAGGTGGGCCGGGTGAGCACCACGGACGCCATGCTGAAGCAGGTGCGCAAGCTCTGCCGCGCGGAGGGCATCTGCAAGGCGGGTACGCCCGTGGTGGTGGTGGCCGGGGTACCGCTCAACGTGCCCGGCAACACCAACCTGATGAGCATCCACCGCATCTAG
- the carA gene encoding glutamine-hydrolyzing carbamoyl-phosphate synthase small subunit codes for MTKKAVLALADGTTFEGRAFGAVGETVGEVVFNTTMYGYQEVLTDPSYVGQIVTMAYPEIGNVGATPQDEEGSRVHAVGMVVRALTEQPSNWRAKESLDAYLKRNNVAGIEGIDTRRLVRHLRTYGAQMGVISSEAVSPQALVERARTARGMEGLDLATGVSTKTPYTFTTPSPDVFTGVGEKVPEQELRFDVVAYDYGLKKSMLHFLVDQGCRVTVVPSNTTAEEVLARKPHGVFLANGPGDPAAVKGADRTVAALLGKVPVFGICLGHQIMALALGGRTYKMKFGHRGGNQPVKDLTTGKVEITAQNHGFAVDDASLKGLAVVTHINLNDGTVEGLAVPDARAFSVQYHPEASPGPHDARYLFGRFAKMMAG; via the coding sequence ATGACGAAGAAAGCAGTGCTCGCGCTGGCGGATGGCACCACCTTCGAGGGCCGCGCGTTCGGCGCGGTCGGTGAGACGGTGGGCGAGGTGGTCTTCAACACGACCATGTATGGCTACCAGGAGGTCCTTACGGATCCCTCCTACGTGGGCCAGATTGTCACCATGGCGTACCCGGAGATTGGAAACGTCGGCGCCACTCCGCAGGACGAGGAGGGCTCGCGCGTCCACGCGGTGGGCATGGTGGTGCGCGCGCTCACGGAGCAGCCGTCCAACTGGCGCGCGAAGGAGTCCCTGGACGCGTACCTGAAGCGCAACAACGTCGCGGGCATCGAAGGAATCGACACCCGCCGCCTCGTGCGCCACCTGCGCACGTACGGCGCGCAGATGGGCGTCATCTCCAGCGAGGCCGTGTCTCCCCAGGCGCTGGTGGAGCGCGCCCGCACCGCGCGCGGCATGGAGGGGCTGGACCTGGCCACCGGCGTCTCCACCAAGACGCCGTACACCTTCACCACGCCGTCGCCGGACGTCTTCACCGGCGTGGGCGAGAAGGTGCCGGAGCAGGAGCTCCGCTTCGACGTCGTCGCCTACGACTACGGCCTGAAGAAGTCCATGCTCCACTTCCTGGTGGACCAGGGCTGCCGGGTGACGGTGGTGCCGTCCAACACCACGGCCGAGGAGGTCCTCGCGCGCAAGCCGCACGGCGTGTTCCTGGCCAACGGCCCCGGTGACCCGGCGGCGGTGAAGGGCGCGGACCGCACCGTGGCGGCGCTCCTGGGCAAGGTGCCGGTGTTCGGTATCTGCCTTGGGCACCAGATCATGGCGTTGGCGCTGGGCGGCCGGACGTACAAGATGAAGTTCGGACACCGCGGTGGAAACCAGCCCGTGAAGGACCTGACGACAGGCAAGGTGGAAATCACCGCACAGAACCACGGCTTCGCCGTGGACGACGCCAGCCTCAAGGGCCTGGCCGTCGTGACGCACATCAACCTCAACGATGGCACGGTGGAGGGCCTGGCCGTCCCGGACGCGCGGGCCTTCAGCGTGCAGTACCACCCCGAGGCCTCACCCGGCCCTCATGACGCGCGCTATCTCTTCGGCCGGTTCGCGAAGATGATGGCGGGGTAG
- a CDS encoding dihydroorotase produces the protein MSSTVLFRRGRVIDPRNGVDGVRDVLVRDGKVAEVSEAPLPVPQGAEVVEANGKWVVPGFIDLHVHLREPGEEGKETVLTGCRAAVAGGFTAVVAMPNTKVVNDNGMVTELVLSRARAANLCHVYPAGAITKGLKGEEMAEMGELVSAGCVAITDDGRPVMNAALMRRALQYSTQFDVPIMVHEEDLTLSAGGAMHEGPTSTRLGLRGIPASAEVAMVARDLVLLEETGARLHLAHVSCEGSVRLIREAKRRGLRVTSEVTPHHLILDDRAVGDYDTHAKMAPPLRSNRDVEALREAIADGTVEAIATDHAPHGVLDKLVEFEKGINGIIGLETAFSLTMELVHAGALTAKRAVELLTHGPAKAFGLPGGHLAPGAPADVTVVAPEEEWTVDAHRFYSRSRNTPFHGRKQKGRVVQTWVGGRKVFENGQVGPSKESR, from the coding sequence ATGAGCTCCACGGTGCTCTTCCGGCGGGGGCGGGTCATCGACCCGCGCAATGGGGTGGATGGCGTGCGCGACGTGCTCGTGCGCGACGGCAAGGTGGCGGAGGTGTCCGAGGCGCCGCTGCCGGTGCCTCAGGGCGCCGAGGTCGTCGAGGCCAACGGCAAGTGGGTGGTGCCGGGCTTCATCGACCTGCACGTCCACCTGCGCGAGCCGGGCGAGGAGGGGAAGGAGACCGTCCTCACCGGCTGCCGCGCGGCGGTGGCGGGCGGCTTCACCGCGGTGGTGGCCATGCCCAACACCAAGGTGGTCAACGACAACGGCATGGTGACGGAGCTGGTGCTCTCGCGCGCTCGCGCGGCCAACCTCTGCCACGTCTACCCGGCCGGGGCCATCACCAAGGGCCTCAAGGGCGAGGAGATGGCGGAGATGGGCGAGCTGGTCTCCGCCGGCTGCGTCGCCATCACCGACGACGGGCGCCCCGTCATGAACGCGGCGCTGATGCGGCGCGCGCTCCAGTACTCCACGCAGTTCGACGTCCCCATCATGGTGCACGAGGAGGACCTCACGCTGTCCGCCGGCGGCGCCATGCACGAGGGCCCCACGTCCACGCGGCTGGGCCTGCGCGGCATTCCCGCCTCGGCGGAGGTGGCCATGGTGGCGCGTGATCTGGTGCTCCTGGAGGAGACGGGCGCGCGGCTGCACCTGGCCCACGTGTCCTGCGAGGGCAGCGTGCGGCTCATCCGCGAGGCGAAGCGGCGCGGGCTGCGCGTCACCTCGGAAGTGACGCCGCACCACCTCATCCTGGATGACCGCGCGGTGGGCGACTACGACACCCACGCGAAGATGGCGCCGCCCTTGCGCTCCAACCGCGACGTGGAGGCCCTGCGCGAGGCCATTGCCGACGGCACGGTGGAGGCCATCGCCACGGACCACGCGCCGCACGGCGTGCTGGACAAGCTGGTGGAGTTCGAGAAGGGCATCAACGGCATCATCGGCCTGGAGACGGCCTTCAGCCTGACGATGGAGCTGGTGCACGCGGGCGCGCTCACCGCGAAGCGGGCGGTGGAGCTGCTCACGCACGGGCCGGCGAAGGCATTCGGCCTGCCGGGCGGCCACCTGGCTCCCGGGGCTCCGGCGGACGTCACGGTGGTGGCCCCCGAAGAGGAGTGGACGGTGGACGCCCACCGGTTCTATTCCCGCAGCCGGAATACGCCCTTCCACGGGCGGAAGCAGAAGGGTCGTGTGGTGCAGACGTGGGTGGGGGGACGGAAGGTCTTCGAGAACGGCCAGGTTGGCCCGAGCAAGGAGTCGCGGTGA
- a CDS encoding aspartate carbamoyltransferase catalytic subunit produces the protein MRHLLGIEGWRRDELEALLDRAKAHLPGGPDTTHVLRGRVVANLFFEDSTRTRTSFHMAAKGLGASVMNWTQTGSSVSKGETLLDTARNIEATGVAAIVMRHKSSGAPHLVAKHVRCAVINAGDGTHEHPSQALLDAFTLRRRWGSLDGRTVLILGDIMHSRVARSNLLCLKALGARVVLCAPPTLTPPGLEAMGAEVTHNLDAVLPQADAVMCLRLQLERQTENFLPSLREYSRLFGLNAAREERMKEGAVVMHPGPINRGVEIAPAVADGPRSVILEQVSNGVAVRRAILEVCAS, from the coding sequence ATGAGACACCTCCTCGGAATCGAAGGCTGGCGCCGGGACGAGCTGGAGGCACTGCTCGACCGCGCGAAAGCGCACCTGCCCGGCGGACCGGATACGACGCACGTTCTACGTGGGAGGGTGGTGGCGAACCTCTTCTTCGAGGACTCCACCCGCACCCGCACCTCGTTCCACATGGCCGCCAAGGGCCTGGGTGCGAGTGTGATGAACTGGACGCAGACGGGCTCGTCCGTCTCCAAGGGCGAGACGCTGCTGGACACCGCGCGCAACATCGAGGCGACGGGTGTGGCGGCCATCGTCATGCGGCACAAGTCCTCGGGCGCGCCGCACCTGGTGGCGAAGCACGTGCGCTGCGCCGTCATCAACGCGGGTGATGGCACCCACGAGCACCCCTCGCAGGCGCTGCTGGACGCCTTCACGCTGCGCCGCCGCTGGGGCTCGCTGGACGGGCGCACGGTGCTCATCCTCGGCGACATCATGCACAGCCGGGTGGCCCGCTCGAATCTGCTCTGCCTCAAGGCGCTGGGCGCGCGGGTGGTGCTGTGCGCTCCGCCCACGCTGACGCCGCCGGGCCTGGAGGCGATGGGCGCGGAGGTGACGCACAACCTGGACGCGGTGCTGCCGCAGGCGGACGCGGTCATGTGCCTGCGCCTGCAGCTGGAGCGGCAGACGGAGAACTTCCTGCCCTCGCTGCGCGAGTACTCGCGCCTGTTCGGCCTCAACGCGGCCCGCGAGGAGCGGATGAAGGAGGGCGCGGTGGTGATGCACCCCGGCCCCATCAACCGCGGCGTGGAGATTGCGCCCGCGGTGGCGGACGGGCCTCGCAGCGTCATCCTGGAGCAGGTGTCCAACGGCGTGGCCGTGCGGCGGGCCATCCTGGAGGTGTGCGCGTCATGA